A window of Pyrus communis chromosome 3, drPyrComm1.1, whole genome shotgun sequence genomic DNA:
TTGTCAATTCTTGAGCTGCTGAACACAAAGATCTGGcgaatatttttcaaaacattaaaaattcaGTTTATCAACGTGCACAGCCTTGGAGCTGATATCAATCTCAGGTGACATATTAGGGAAACTGTTCATTTACCTTTCAGGGTCCCATGAATTCTCAGAACAAGTCCACTTTGATGGTAGAAGAGCATTGATAGGCAGTTTGCGAAATTTGAAACAATCTTCGCATTGAGCCCACTGAATCCTTTCACTGGCAAGAACGGAACAAAACATTTGAAGCTGGTAGATATTTTATTACGTGCCTTTCAGTCTCTTCAAAATATTCCAGAAATgggaaagaaaacagaaaattttCACCCAGCAGCACACCGAGGCACAATTTTGTTAGCCAATAGATGTTAACCAACAAACTTATCAACGCGCCCACTTAGGTAACTAAATAGAAGTCTTCACAAACAGATCTTAGCACTAAATTGCCTTACCCTGCTCTACCAGTCGCATAAATTGTTGGCTTCCCAAGAAGTGGAGCATCCTGTAATTTGAAATAGTAGATGTCAGTATAGATAATGGAGGGGTCCTCACCCAATATTGAACAAGATACCATAGTTAGAGAACGTAACACATCAAAGACTACAAAGATGCAATGAAAGATGTAACACTCCCTATTAAGTGCCAAATCTATATTCCCGCTAAGAGAGGAAGTTTTGATTCAACAGTTGACATGGGGTTTGGGGCTGGGGACAGTTGGGAAATGGGTGAGGGCAGCCCCCATTAAATAGCCCACTCCTGACGTTCAGCTCAAAAATGAATATAAGTAATCACAACTTGAAATAAGTTTGGTAAAGACCCAACCATccagaaggaagagagaggaaTCAATGGCAGACTAGAAATCTCTACAAGTTCAAGATCAAATTATTATATCGTGTAACATTGCCACGCATCACTCTGGAATTGATCACATAAAAGAAGCTTGCGGAGATTCATCtagcatttgttttctttttgagttttgttaATCCATAACTCAATATCATTTTCTTTCTGAGTTTTGGAACTCAGTACAAAAGAATGACATCCAAATAAAGTATTATCTGTGTAGTTCCATCATGACAAGATATAAATGTTATTGTACCTCACATTATTTTTTTGGGGCACAATAGTAGTTGCAATCTGTTAGAAAACAAATTTATGCCATAGTTGTGGTGAAAGGGAATGAACAGACACATCAGAGCAAAGGAACAAGCAAAAAACATGAGCAACAAAGGGCAACGTGAACCCTTTTGAAAAAGGAATAGTAGTGAACCGTGTACCTCATATTCCTCAAACTCAAAGCCTTCAATCACCACAACAGTGGGAACATGGTTAGCAGGAGGGCGAAGCAGGCCTTGAGCTTCTTCCCATGTAACCTTCAGTTCTATCAGGTCTTCATTTTCAATTCTCAGACGCTTACTCTTAGAACCCAAGTTactgttctttctttttttaggCAGATAATATTTATCTGCCAGTGCTTCTTTTGCTATGTAACCTGACTTATCAACATTAGACCATGAGCTAGGATCTGCCACTTCAACCTGGTTCATTGATAAAAAGCTAGGTGATTCTGAACTCTTTacacaaaaatttgaaaaaacttCACCAGATAAAGTTTCTGTTATACTAACTTCTGCATGGGCTGAAATTCCGTTGGTTGTCTTGTTTGCCTCATTTTCCTACCATTGTAGtgtaaaagaaaatgaaacctAAGTAATGAACCTTACAGAAAACCAAATACAAAGATCTATATAAATAAGATAAATGCATGCAACAGAGTTTGTCGAGTGAATCAAGTGCAGACTCGGAGAAAAAAATGCCATTAGCCGATCATGCAACTTAATTGAAGTGCATAAATAGTCTGATATCAGTGTCTATTTATCTGATATTtacaacccaaaaacaaaaacggcATCCTGGATACATGCTGCTTAAATCACCTGTATATTgccaataaaacaaattaaattcacCAGGAACTGGATGTTGAGCAGGGCAAAACCTGATCAGATTGTAGGGAAGTTGAAGCCTTTCTGAACCCCATAACCAATTTCCCTTCTGGTTCCAATCGACTAAATGTCACTGAGAAAACAGATAAACTCTTCAGTGCCAAAGTGAGGGAACAAAGTCAGAATGAATTAATTGTAGTACgtagtgagagaaagagagagatgcatgaaaacaagaatTACATTGAGAGCATCAAATCCAAAAGCCAAAATAACTTTATAATGCAAGAATCCAAAAAACTAGCAACACtgaaccaaattaaaaaatatatacctatataatgtaataaaaaaaatcttcttaTGAGAGTATTGTTAGAGTCCTTGCCGAGTTTAAGCAAGAACCAGAACATTCATCAGAAATTTCTCCAGTGATGTAATACCATTACCTATGTCACCGGCCAGCAATTGCATGGATTGTATGCAAGGGGTAACCCCCTCCAAAACATACATTCTGCTATTATTGTTGGGCCAGAAGCGAAACTGAAAAATCCATTCCTTGCCTTTTGAATCCTGAACTTTAAGAGGTAATCCTTCGGGCTGAGAAATTGGAGGAAAGTAGGCCTGTCACATAGGGGCAGAATGTTAATTGgatatgaaataaaaaactatGTCAACCTATAACTTTTGTGGCAAATTCGAAAAGAAGATTCTTTCCATTATGCCTCAAAATACCAGGTTAGGCTTAGAAGGCATCAAGACGCACCTCTGCACATTTTTTTGGCAACACCAAACGCCCGATCCGTCCAGCATCACTAGCACTCAACATTTTCTCGAACAGTGGAGTGATTACAGTATTTTTACTTGGATATGGTTAAGGTGTACAGTATAAAAGAATAAAGACTCAACAAATTTTAAGAAGAGGCAGTACCGTTATACAAACAGCCTTAAGAAATATAATATAAAGCATATACAACACTGTAATGttagagaaaagggaaaaattatATTGACTTAAAGGATACTCTCCAGATATATGCTGCAGCTCTTGATCAGTGAATCTAGGCCAGTACCGAGGAAGTAACTGATTTCTTCCCCGGGCATCTGCTCGAGGCCTTGCATTGCGGATCTGAGTATCACCAGATGATTCAACTACATTATGTGAATTACCATTATAATTCTTTGCCAAAGGAGCGATTGGCCGCAAATTAGTTCCAGTAACCCCCAGTtgtgggtttgtttcacttgcaGATCCATAAGGTACAAACTGTGGAGTAGACGGTTCTTCCTTCAAAGAGGCAGACTGCTGGGATATATTTAAACAAGAACCACTTTTATCCTCCATGTTATTTCCTACAGCAAAATGTTCACAACAATTTAACAACCAACTACCCATTTCATTCTACAGCATGGAGCAGAAGCAAGGAAAGTTGGCATATCTATTATATTCCTCACTATGCTAAATGTCATGAAAAAATCGTTACCTGGGTTCCCAATCCCattttcaagactttgttgtGTGCCAATACTGAGGTTTACTTTCATTAGTCTTTCAGaaaattcctcaactttcttcttTTCCAAGGTGGAGACAAATATTCTCTCACTGGCATTAAGTTTGTTAATTCCAGTTGAACCATCAACTTCATGTGGCACCCTTGTATGCAACTCAGATGAAGGAATAGAAGAATTGAATAAACTGGGCGCTTGCCTCCATGGTACAGGACCAGATCCAGCCAACTGAGTCCAATTTTTGGTAGACAGGTCCTTAAGTCTCTCAGATAAAGGAGAATGGAAGAACATAGATGTTGGCCATGCCGGGTTTGATGTCTGGATTAACAACAGAATAGCATGGTTTTTGGTACATTCaagaaaatactaaaataaacaAAGGTTGATGTAGCAGAAATTGACGATTGAAACATACGATTTTAGTTATTTGATGAAAACCTCCTTaccataacataatttttcctTGCACATGTCATGCACTCAATTCCTCCGGGATCCAACAATGTAAATGCATGACTTGAAACGATGCATCCACAATGAACCCGCTGCAAAGGAAGACTAAAGATATCAACATTTATACAAGAAATTCAAAGCTAAAATCAGCACGACATTCtttttaacattaaaatttTTACACTATACAGGATATAAATTAATATGGAAAAACTATCCACTTACCTTCCCACAAGACTCACAGCACCTCCAACCAGCAGCATTTGTATGAAAGGTCTCACAGAATCTTCCTTCCTCATAAGCAACACTTGGATCacagaagtaaaaaaaaaaaaaaaaaaaaaaaagggagataTCTTTCAGTACATTGATGAATCGCTTAGTAGTCTAATTTTGATCCTTGACATAGCCTGTTGAAATTCGACGGTGTTCTAAAATTAATCAACAGCCATGCATCCCTGCTTCCCTAATTAAAGTTGTATCGAACTAACTCAGTAACTGGTAATGAAGCTTGAAAATTTGGGCAAACCTAGCTACACAAATTCATCGCCTGAGTAAGACTGCAAATTTACACAACGGGAAGACCTTCCATATGCCTAGTATTGGAACAAGCAGTTTAAACTTCAGTTTTTCTTCATAATTTTCGGTCAATTATAAATTCCTTTTCCGCATGAATCTTCAAAAACAAAAGCTTCCCATTACCACATATTTTGCGGAAGTTTGATAAATTTGCGTGCCTCAAATGGTCAAACTCTCACATGAATCTTCCATATTTGTCCAATTAACCAAAACCTGAAAGAATTAAAAACCATCTTGTAGTTTCACTCCTTTATGGTTTTCATTGCGGGTTTGCTTTCACCGAAAATAATTACCAGGGGGTTAAGGCTTAGCAAAGTTATATTTGAACATAACAATacagacaaaaaacaaaatcccGAAACCAACTGAGGCCACACACTTGTAGTTTCTTGAACACCACATTAAATCATCCGCTGAATTCAACGAAACAGTTAATTCAAacatcatttcattttttttccctaaattaaattaaatacagTGTTGCTCTTCACTCGTACTCCACAAAGTAGCTCGGCACTGGTACAAACGAGAGCTCCGACGCAGTTTACTAAATAGAAACCAAGCTATTCATTCCCCTCAATCGAATTCGAAAGACTAACGGAAGAAAACGGAGCAGATGCTGGTGTTCCCAAACTAccctccaaaaaaaaaacccaatcttGCTGTGCATAACGCCACGACATGCTCCAAATTTagcaaattccccccaaaaacCCGGTCTTAAAACCCTCGATTTCAAACCAATCAACGGAACCCCAAACTACGTCGCACGAAGCAGTAAGTTGAAACAAAGAAAGGCCACTGAACCAGTTCAAAAATGGAAATTCAAAAATCAAGACATAATATGGAATGGAAAATGCTTGACTTACTAGCACCGATCGCACAGCTCAGAGTACTCGCCAGTCCGGAGCCGCCAGCCCTTTCTCGGAAACTCCGATTTCACCTCCTTGCACTCAGGATTGTAGCACACCTTCGAAGCCGACGACGACGACATCGGAGAAGCGCCGCATATAAGAAGCTAAAACCTAGAAATTAAAGAGCGGAGGAGCTGttgagagagaggaggaggaggctgcaaagaaatgaaaatacaGTGGTTTCCGCTTTGATCTGTACGTAATCATATAGAGCGAGAAACAGGGACAGAGACAGAACGAGTTGGAGAGGGTttcagagagagaggggagaaaaagaaagtgtAAATCTTTTATTCTTGGAAGCGAGAGAAAGTAAATAAATGCGTGAAAATCTACATTTAAGGGTTAAGATTTTCTCCTTCCGTTGAAAATAACTCTTTTTTAAATACCTCGATATTCTAAATTACGATGATAATTACACATTTGTTTTAGTCAACAACCTCAGTATATATTGAATTCACGTTTAAGAGAGCAAATATAGTATCTTAAGCATGAAATAAATAACTCCGACATAAGTGCAAATGCGATGGACATATTGATATATTCAACTATCCTAATTCATATTTGCAACGAAAATCATTTTCGTATGAAAATTCAATCCACATGCAAAAGAATGTATACATAATTCAAGCTATCTGACAAAAGACGAGATCGaaatcaaatgcaaagaagGAGGCACTATCCATAAATTACGGAAAGCTTTTAAAAAACAGAGATTATATTCAGATGTAAATGAATATACATCTGTATTATCCTGATTGAGTGACCTAACCCGTCCTTGTAATAAACACTTAAGATTAAGAGCGGATTTAAAATCATGTCCGGTCATGTTAGCCTTCGGTCTGGCGTCGTCGTTTCTCGGATGTCATTTTCGTCGCGGCATTGAGTCAAAATTTCCATTTTATCTGAAAATCCATTGACGTGTATGCCCACCTGATCTAACGAGGCAGGGGCAAGTCCGTAAATTCATACAATATTGACTTGGTTGGACTAGTGGGAGAGGAAAATGTGAAGAGCGAGCTGGGAGGTTTATGTACTCGCGGGTGTAGAGAAGTTTGATCGGTTAGAAGGAATAATTTGTGCATGGCCCGCAAAGGGGCATGCAATCACGTAACGCCTACTTCTGTGGAAAATGAATCCTCTTCAAAACTCTTTCCACTTAATTCatttaatttggaatttggattgttaaaatttgatccaattaCTAGAAACATAGGAATCCTTTAACAttgataataattataattgttggattaaattttaacaGCATGAATCCCTAACTAAATAGATCAGGTGAAAAGAGATTATGTAGGCTTATTGGTTTGACATCGTCTTCTATTTCCCACTTCCACAGCAgcttttttccttccttttttcttttttttttgttttggggggggggggggggatatATTCTTGCATAATTAAATATACGTACAAATGAAAGattattgttagttttttttattatactaTGCGAACATGCAAAGTTTGTAATTTACACACAACGAACCAAAAGTGTTCTCGAACTAATTATTATACGTAAGGAGCCAATGTTGttccttttaaatttttacTTGTGAGCgtaaactttattttttgtttgatctTAACGAGCTACTTTGTAACGTATTGTGAATTACACGTAATAAGTTGAACATGTTCATGAAAGAATCAATATATAAAAGGGGTGTATTTTCAATACAATGCTTGACACATGTACATAAACTTTTGTTTACGTGATCTTAACGAGTTACTTTAGAATGCATCTAATCATTGAGTTTGATGCCAAAGCATTGACATGAATcgtaaaaaatgaaattgacgTTGAGGCTTCTTTAGTTTTTCATGACATCTGGTCCCTTGCTCGCTGTGTTAGGTCTAAGGAGTTCAAATTTACACTTAGGGAGGGAATTCGGTCGACACATTATGTGATAGCATATGTTCAAAAAGTAAGCGCTCTTTTAGCTGGAATTGTATCGGTCTGGAATTTCTTTTTACcttaattgaaaatataaaCGTCTGAATTAGAATCTAAtaaaatttatcttttttataataataataataaaatcttAACGAGCTACATTATTTATGTTGAGTTGCATCTACGCGTAATGAGTCAAACAATGTTCAGGAAAGAATTATTATGGTTAAGGTGTCATTCGTGATTGCATGAATAACTGTTTCTTCTGGTCGGTCGTCACTCCTAAATCCTAATTAAGGGAAAAAGTGTAAAAGTGATTAATGCCTCAAAGTCATTGATTCTTCACTTTattgttatatgtaaagtctCTGATTAACATGGCAAGAACACGACCCCAACTTTCAAAAGTGATAGTGACATTTTTCCACACGaaattatattgaaatttttttggtaCGTAGATAGTGACAATTTTCTTACATTTACGTACGTACTACTGTTGTGGTATAGAAAATCAATAGCTAATTttgtatataaaattttgataaatttcGTCACGGTTAAATCTCCTTGAATTTATATGGTTGAATTGTACGTAGAGTTGTAGTCGaactttaaattaaataaatcaattaatggCACATTTCTCCTAAGCAAAGCCATCAACTCAGGTTCAtttcattttgaaaaaaaaaatgctttaaTGGAATTAGTCGGCTATGACTTCGTCCAATGTGTATCCTTTTAATCGTTACTgagatgagagatttttcaatgcatTCGAAAAACAAAACGGTACAccatatattattatacaagtgcagaatatttttttttttcaagtgttccTCTATTTGTATAATTACATATTGATTAATGTGCTCGTAAGTTCaagcacactaaaaaatctctcaagcGAGAGGCGATCGATGACATACGACGTGTTTTCTTGCTACATTTTTACAGATTTGTATTTCATCTAGATCCAAATTGTAGGGATCTTAGGAATCCTTCATcctaaccgttcatcgtacatcgtgcctctggaaatcatttaaaatttttatttaaaattaaacataatatGACCTAGCAAAAACTGACCACAATATATACGATAAACGACTAAAATATGAGAACAAATAGCATCCGGAGAGAATCCTTATCCCATTTTTTCATGCAAAGTTTGGAAGACTCGTGTGGAGCAATATGCAAAAatgagaataaataaataaattagtt
This region includes:
- the LOC137727736 gene encoding B3 domain-containing protein Os07g0563300-like — its product is MSSSSASKVCYNPECKEVKSEFPRKGWRLRTGEYSELCDRCYVAYEEGRFCETFHTNAAGWRCCESCGKRVHCGCIVSSHAFTLLDPGGIECMTCARKNYVMTSNPAWPTSMFFHSPLSERLKDLSTKNWTQLAGSGPVPWRQAPSLFNSSIPSSELHTRVPHEVDGSTGINKLNASERIFVSTLEKKKVEEFSERLMKVNLSIGTQQSLENGIGNPGNNMEDKSGSCLNISQQSASLKEEPSTPQFVPYGSASETNPQLGVTGTNLRPIAPLAKNYNGNSHNVVESSGDTQIRNARPRADARGRNQLLPRYWPRFTDQELQHISGDKNTVITPLFEKMLSASDAGRIGRLVLPKKCAEAYFPPISQPEGLPLKVQDSKGKEWIFQFRFWPNNNSRMYVLEGVTPCIQSMQLLAGDIVTFSRLEPEGKLVMGFRKASTSLQSDQENEANKTTNGISAHAEVEVADPSSWSNVDKSGYIAKEALADKYYLPKKRKNSNLGSKSKRLRIENEDLIELKVTWEEAQGLLRPPANHVPTVVVIEGFEFEEYEDAPLLGKPTIYATGRAGERIQWAQCEDCFKFRKLPINALLPSKWTCSENSWDPERSLCSAAQELTTEQLQDLLPRCNSVASKKMKAAKQDPDNIEVLEGLDTLANLAILGEGESLPSSGQATTKHPRHRPGCSCIVCIQPPSGKGPKHKQTCTCNVCSTVKRRFRTLMLRREKKQSDKEAETTRKKQHKGPLLVVDKPEDDTLLYCNAGSTSPNPKIEILELSDDDLNLTKSSTSPFKGQIDLNIQPEREDELSPGSDSGGMMKLLHDATARYLRQQRLSSSGGGEKSSGNGSPRAASEAGGGEPLSNGVNLESSNHDSGNDCPATLSITASASMTATG